One Mycobacterium sp. SMC-4 DNA window includes the following coding sequences:
- a CDS encoding Trm112 family protein has protein sequence MSGAALDEKLLAILVCPQDRGPLLFVDDCLYNPRLHRRYRIEDDIPVLLVDEAVAVDDNEHRRLIAAAEGQS, from the coding sequence TTGAGCGGCGCCGCGCTCGACGAGAAGCTGCTGGCAATTTTGGTGTGCCCGCAGGACCGTGGTCCGCTGCTGTTTGTCGACGACTGCTTGTACAACCCTCGGCTGCACCGCAGATACCGCATCGAGGACGACATCCCGGTCCTGCTGGTCGACGAGGCTGTTGCGGTGGACGACAACGAGCATCGCCGGCTGATCGCCGCCGCCGAAGGACAGTCCTGA
- a CDS encoding alpha/beta hydrolase has product MVEESLRVIPDGTADVTVPASIDGLSYIDPDDPAMPMYRVIANNRQPVALRDLMIAPVRSGYIGDGRQPDPALVPPSGAEAVPDVDIDQVYLPVRDGVARCQLYRPAGSAQRPLPVIVYYHGGGFTVGSSEDCDFLARKLAISNDALVVSANYRCAPEFTFPVPFDDAFDVYAWVATHGGDIGADTARVVVAGDSAGSNFAAALPLRARDEGVRIPDAVVMLGAFADFHFERWPSFLELAPRGIVYDMAFAGFIRGAYVGATPWDHPWVSPIEGQLDGYPPAVVIAGTHDPIVDSARAFADRIRQAGGRAVGYFPEGMPHGFYFFPGIHPEEDVAYRVVAETLAGVLRG; this is encoded by the coding sequence GTGGTCGAGGAGTCCCTGCGTGTCATCCCCGACGGCACGGCCGATGTGACTGTGCCGGCGTCGATCGACGGCCTGAGCTACATCGACCCGGACGATCCGGCGATGCCGATGTACCGGGTCATCGCCAACAACCGTCAACCGGTCGCGTTGCGCGATCTGATGATTGCGCCGGTCCGGTCAGGCTATATCGGCGACGGCCGACAACCCGATCCGGCGTTGGTGCCGCCCAGCGGCGCCGAGGCCGTACCCGACGTCGACATAGACCAGGTGTACCTGCCGGTCCGCGACGGCGTGGCCCGCTGCCAGCTTTACCGGCCCGCCGGCTCGGCGCAACGGCCACTACCGGTGATCGTGTACTACCACGGCGGCGGATTCACCGTCGGCTCGTCGGAGGACTGCGATTTCCTGGCCCGCAAACTGGCCATCAGCAACGACGCGCTGGTCGTGTCGGCCAACTATCGCTGCGCACCCGAGTTCACCTTCCCGGTGCCCTTCGACGATGCCTTCGACGTCTACGCCTGGGTGGCGACCCACGGTGGCGACATCGGTGCGGACACCGCACGGGTGGTCGTCGCAGGAGACTCTGCCGGCTCCAACTTCGCCGCCGCGCTGCCGTTGCGTGCCCGCGACGAGGGTGTGCGGATCCCCGATGCAGTGGTCATGCTAGGTGCGTTCGCCGATTTCCACTTCGAACGGTGGCCCTCGTTCCTCGAGCTCGCACCGCGCGGCATCGTCTACGACATGGCCTTCGCCGGCTTCATCCGAGGCGCGTACGTCGGTGCCACGCCGTGGGATCACCCGTGGGTCAGTCCCATCGAGGGGCAGTTGGACGGGTACCCACCGGCCGTGGTCATCGCGGGCACCCACGATCCGATCGTCGATTCGGCCAGGGCATTCGCCGACCGCATCCGCCAGGCGGGCGGCCGGGCTGTCGGCTACTTCCCTGAAGGCATGCCGCACGGGTTCTATTTCTTCCCGGGAATCCATCCCGAAGAAGACGTCGCCTACCGCGTCGTCGCCGAGACCCTGGCCGGCGTGCTCAGGGGCTGA
- a CDS encoding DNA-3-methyladenine glycosylase, which yields MSAEELAVDPLTAARLLLGSNLIGRQVDAVIVEVEAYGGPADGPWPDAAAHSFGGPGLRNAVMFGPPGRLYAYRSHGIHVCANVACGSDGVAAAVLLRAAVVHRGVEVASRRRGEQVKPAALARGPGNLCSALGITMEDNGVDLFDPSSPVRLSLNTLRVGDTGPRVGVSKAADRPWRMWLPGHPEVSAYRRSPRAPGPGLSD from the coding sequence GTGTCTGCCGAGGAACTCGCGGTCGACCCATTGACCGCAGCGCGGCTGCTGCTGGGGTCGAACCTGATCGGTCGCCAGGTCGACGCCGTCATCGTCGAGGTCGAAGCCTATGGCGGCCCGGCCGACGGCCCATGGCCGGATGCCGCAGCGCACTCGTTCGGCGGACCCGGACTGCGTAACGCCGTGATGTTCGGTCCGCCCGGACGGCTCTATGCCTATCGCAGCCACGGAATCCATGTCTGTGCCAACGTGGCGTGCGGGAGCGACGGGGTGGCCGCAGCGGTGCTGCTGCGTGCCGCGGTCGTCCACCGGGGCGTCGAGGTTGCCAGCCGCCGGCGCGGTGAACAGGTCAAGCCCGCTGCGCTGGCGCGGGGCCCCGGGAACCTCTGCTCGGCACTCGGCATCACGATGGAGGACAACGGGGTTGACCTCTTCGATCCGAGCTCGCCGGTTCGGCTGTCGCTCAATACGCTGCGGGTCGGTGACACCGGGCCCCGGGTCGGGGTGAGCAAGGCCGCCGACCGGCCGTGGCGGATGTGGCTGCCCGGCCACCCCGAGGTGTCGGCCTACCGGCGCAGTCCACGGGCACCGGGTCCGGGGCTCAGCGACTGA